In a single window of the Drosophila albomicans strain 15112-1751.03 chromosome 3, ASM965048v2, whole genome shotgun sequence genome:
- the LOC117570461 gene encoding extracellular serine/threonine protein kinase four-jointed: MYDIKRLEAGQQQQQQQPQQQPIEKILSDRLCGTTALQQLQLTCSVITPTPRNSNTHCSNISNSSLSSSSSSNCSSINSNPIEATHMTLLTLRRRRAFQRRACLLSILAAFVFGMALGVIVPMLGLPDYFANTSSSGSSLSDEPIVRSLNLSDDPPPLPYSVAFIRDEAVESELSANLELSAEQVFRNAFHLEQDKNAPDSMIVKKLDTNDGSIKEFHVQRISNGRYRKGPERRLSKSSSSAATATASKSLAKPQLQLQHQATSTTAARDQQLQQAGIIESNIYWGELVEQALPKGFAAEDQHSWERYVAGQGQVTRLEQGCGRMQNRLVVFADGTRACARYRQNTDQIQGEIFSYYLGQLLNISNLAPSAATVIDTTTPSWSSALGDITQAQWKERRPVVLTRWLADLEPAGIPQPFQPLERHLNKHDVWNLTQQLQHQQLKRESSESEGEGESGSMSRGLLKRLEAAAASSQTVDHQSRMLEESAKELLSSTGTATATATATATTTSSTTALLQRLIELAQWSDLIVFDYLIANLDRVVNNLYNFQWNADIMAAPAHNLARQRDTQLLVFLDNESGLLHGYRLLKKYEAYHSLLLDNLCIFRRPTIEALQRLRAGGAGGADGGAGTKLRELFERTTSPNVRDVLPSLPDKSIKILAERIDRVLAQVQKCSDSNKSS; encoded by the coding sequence atgtaCGACATCAAGCGCCTGGAAGCcggacaacagcagcagcagcaacaaccccAACAGCAACCAATTGAGAAAATTTTAAGCGATCGTCTGTGCGGCACAACGGCGTTGCAACAGCTACAGCTCACCTGCAGCGTTATAACGCCCACGCCGCGTAACAGCAACACGCactgcagcaacatcagcaacagcagccttagtagtagcagcagcagcaactgcagcagcatcaacagcaatcCCATTGAAGCCACACACATGACACTGTTGACGCTGCGTCGTCGCCGGGCGTTCCAGCGTCGCGCTTGCCTGCTCAGCATACTGGCCGCCTTTGTCTTTGGCATGGCGCTGGGCGTCATCGTACCCATGCTCGGCCTGCCCGACTACTTTGCCAACAcgagcagcagcggcagcagtcTAAGTGATGAGCCAATTGTTCGATCCCTGAATCTAAGCGACGATCCACCTCCGTTGCCCTACAGCGTTGCCTTTATACGCGACGAAGCTGTTGAGTCAGAGCTGTCAGCGAATCTTGAGCTGAGTGCCGAGCAGGTATTTCGCAATGCATTCCACTTGGAGCAGGACAAGAATGCGCCCGACTCCATGATCGTTAAGAAGCTGGACACTAACGATGGCAGCATCAAGGAATTCCATGTGCAGCGCATTAGCAACGGTCGCTATCGCAAGGGACCCGAACGTCGCCTGTCCAAGTCATCGAGCTCAGCCGCCACAGCCACCGCGAGCAAGTCGCTGGCCAagccacagctgcagctgcaacaccaAGCAACGTCGACGACAGCGGCTCGCGatcagcaactgcagcaggcAGGCATCATTGAGTCGAACATCTATTGGGGCGAACTGGTGGAGCAGGCACTGCCCAAGGGCTTTGCGGCCGAGGATCAGCACAGCTGGGAGCGCTATGTGGCAGGTCAGGGTCAGGTCACGCGGCTGGAGCAGGGCTGTGGACGCATGCAGAATCGTTTGGTTGTGTTCGCTGATGGAACGCGTGCCTGTGCACGCTATCGCCAGAACACGGATCAGATACAGGGCGAGATATTCAGCTATTACCTCGGTCAGCTGCTCAACATTAGCAATCTGGCGCCCAGTGCAGCGACAGTCATTGACACAACGACGCCAAGCTGGTCGAGTGCATTGGGCGACATCACGCAGGCGCAGTGGAAGGAACGTCGACCGGTGGTGCTAACGCGTTGGTTGGCCGATTTGGAGCCAGCGGGCATACCGCAACCGTTTCAGCCACTGGAGCGACATCTCAACAAGCACGATGTCTGGAACCTAacgcagcagttgcagcatcagcagctgaAGCGGGAGAGCAGTGAGAGCGAGGGCGAGGGCGAGAGCGGGAGCATGTCGCGGGGATTACTCAAGCGACTGGAGGCTGCCGCTGCCAGCAGCCAAACGGTCGATCATCAATCACGCATGCTTGAGGAGTCAGCTAAGGAGTTGTTGTCCTCGACtggaactgcaactgcaacggcaacagcaacagcaacgacgaccTCGTCAACGACGGCTCTGCTGCAGCGACTAATTGAATTGGCACAATGGTCCGATTTAATCGTCTTCGATTACCTGATCGCGAACCTCGATCGTGTCGTTAATAACTTGTACAACTTTCAATGGAATGCCGACATTATGGCTGCGCCAGCTCACAATCTTGCCCGCCAGAGGGATACGCAGCTGCTCGTGTTCCTTGACAACGAATCGGGCCTGCTGCATGGCTATCGGCTGCTCAAGAAGTATGAGGCCTATCACAGTCTCCTGCTCGACAATCTGTGCATCTTTCGTCGTCCCACCATCGAGGCGCTGCAGCGATTGCGTGCAGGAGGAGCCGGAGGTGCAGATGGAGGAGCGGGGACAAAACTGCGCGAACTCTTTGAGCGCACAACCAGCCCGAATGTGCGTGATGTGCTGCCCTCGCTGCCGGATAAATCAATCAAGATTCTGGCGGAACGCATCGATCGCGTGCTGGCCCAGGTCCAAAAgtgcagcgacagcaacaagagcagctAA